From the genome of Fundidesulfovibrio putealis DSM 16056:
TCTACGCCTACAACCACTCGGATCTGTATTCGCTGGCCGTGATGACCGTGGCCGAGAAGCTCCGCCAGGGGCGCACCGGTCGCTGATTCGTCTCTGCGCCGCTGTTTTGAAATAAAAGAGATACTTGCAAAATTCGCAGGAGGTGAACGCCTCCGGCGGCCAAAGGGCTGCGCCCTTTGGAATCCGAAATTATCCCATGCTGTTATCGACTCGCCCTTTTGTTTGTGTAACGGCTGGCGAGGAATTTTGCATGAGTCTCACATGACTCTGTGTTTCAATAATAAAACCACTGGTTTTCTTGTCGTCTTGATTGGGGGGAGCAGCTCGCGGGGGATCCAGTCGCCGGGCCGCACCGTTCGTGTGGCGTTCTCAAGATGCGTTCAAACATTTTACAAGCCCAAACCAAGAGAACAATTATTTTTGTTTGCGAATAAACATGTTCATGTTTTTCGCAAACGCGAGATTAGCGGCACTGCAACCCTTTCTCCAGGTCCGCCGCACTCATGGGGACGATGACGATCTCCCCCACGGTGGGCGTCAGCTCCTCCTTGGCGCGCCGGGCTTCTTCCGGGGTGTCGCGCCATCCGGCCACCAGGCTCCAGCGTTTCTTCCCGCCCCGATCTTCCGCGCGCACGCAAGCCTTCACCCCGCTTTTCTTGAGAAACGCCGCCACCCACAGGGCGCGGGCTTCTTCCGAGTAGACTCCGGCCACCAGAACCTGCACGCGTTTCCCGGAAGAGCCCGGCAAATCCGTGGAGCTGCCCTGGCCCTGGCTTTGCCCCTGGACGTCGGCCAGCGGCTTGACCGGTCGATCCTTCTGCGGTGGCGCGACGGTTTTGTTCGATTCCGGCTGCTTCTGGGGCGCAGGAGGGCTGGCATCCTGCCTTTGGGCTGCGGGCTTTTGCGTGTCCGGCTTTGCAGTGTCCTGCCTGGATGCTTCGGGCTTGCCCGTCTCCGGTTTCGCCGATTCCGGTTTGAGCGCCTCGGTCTTTGCCGTATTCGACTTGGACGACTCGGGCTTCTGCGCTTCGGACTGTTTGCCTGTGGACGCCTTGGCATCGCCGGACTTGGGCAACGGAGCGGGGGGGGCCGTTTGTGATTTTGCCGGTGTGGTGTCGGACGCTTTTTTGTCCTGGCGCGTATCAACCGGCTTGGACGACGCCTGGGCCTGAGACTGCGGGTCCGGCTGCACCACCATGAAGCTGGCCGTGGCCAGCACCGCGTCTTCATACGAGACGGTCATGGTCCACAGGCCCGGCTCCACTTCCCAGTCGTAAGCGAATTCCCAGGCGCTCATGACCGGGATGCCGATGCGCGCGGCCACCAGCCAGCGCATGGGCGGGCTGTCTGCCGGGTCGTCTGGCCGCTTGAGGCGGGCTTCCAGCACCACCGGCCCGCCCTGCGGGGTCCCTTCAGGAACCAGCTCCATGCCGAAGCGGATCCCCGGCCTGCCTTCGATGCCGATCTGGTCGCCGCCAGCCGGGGCGCCCTTGTCCATCTCGCCGATGGACACGACCCTGGCGCCGGTCACGCCCGCCCAGGCAGGATGCGCCGTCAGCGCGAGCAGGCACAAAGCAATGGCCACAATGAATCTATGCATGGGCTTCTCCGGTTCGCACGCGCATCAATAGCGCAAGCCCTACAATAAAGAAGAGCACCAGAGCCAGGACGGCGGGCCGGGCCGAGCCGGTGGTCTGGCGCACCACCGCGAACACCAGCGGGCCGAGCACGGCGGATAGTTTTGTGAGCACGGAAAAGAAACCGAAAAATACTGCTGGTGCGCCGGGCGGAACCAGCTGGCTGAACAGCGAGCGTGACAAGGCCTGCGATCCCCCCAGCACCAGCCCGACGCCCACGCCCAGCGCGAAATATTCCTGCGCAGTCTTGATGCTGAACCCATACACCGCAATGCCTATCCACCCCACAAGGGAGAGCATGAGCGCCGGTTTCGTGCCGAAGCGTCCGGCCAGCCGGGCGAACAGGACCGCCCCGACCAGGGCCACGGCCTGGATGCCCAGAAGCGTCAGCACCAGCACGCCCTCGGACAGGCCGATCTCCTGCTGGCCGTAGATGGTGGCCATGCTGATGACCGTCTGCACGCCGTCGTTGTAAAACAGATAGGCAATCAGGAACTGGAACAGATTGGGCCGGGCCATGACCATGCGAAGCGCGGCCCAGGCGCCACGGAATCCGTCGGCGGCCATGCGGGGCCAGGACGGGCGCGTGAGGTCCGTGCCTGCCGGTTCCGGCAGGCCCCTGAAGGTTATCAGCGCGAATCCCAGCCACCATGCCCCGGCCAGGGCCATGCCCAGCCGGACGGCCTGGCCCTTGTCCAGGCCGAGAAAGCCGTGCCCCTCCACCAGAGCAAGGGCCAGGGCCAGCTGCAACCCGCCGCCCGCGTACCCGAAGGCGTAGCCCAGGCTGGAGACGCGGTCGCGCTGGTCCGGCGGGGCGATGTCCGGCAGGAAGGCGTCGTAGAAGGTGTTGCCTGCGTTGAAGGCGGTGTGGGCGCAGATGAAAAGCCCCAGCGTGAGCGCAATGTCGCCAGGGCCGCACAGGCCCGTAAGCATGGCGGCGACGCTGCCCGTCACGCAGGAGAGTATAAGGAAGCGTCTGCGCAGCCCGCCCCGGTCGGCCACGGAGCCCAGCACCGGGGCCATGACGAAGACCAGCGCGGCGGCGAGGCTGACGGCGTAGCCCCAGAGGCTCACCGCCGGGATCGAGGTCTGGCCCAGGCGCAGTCCGTCCGGCGCGACCACAGCCGCGAAATAGGCAGGCAACAGGGCCGTGGCCACCGTGGTGACGTAGGCGGAGTTGGCGAAATCGTACATGGCCCATGCGTATACGGGCCTGGAGCGGTCCATGTGCGGCCCATTACGCGTTTCGCGGGTCCAGGGCAAATGAACAGGGTGTTACGAAGGGGGGGCGCGGCGGGCGTCCTTCTGGGACACGTGACTGGAATAGTCAAAAAAAGGGCCGGGACCAGACGATGCGTCTGATCCCGGCCCGAAGAAATGTGCACGGAGCCGTGATGAAGGGCTAGAAAACCTCGCGTGCCATCCAGATCACCCTGCCCAGCACGCGCACGCTCGCGCCCTCGTCCATGGTGACCTCAAGCGCCGGGTAGAACTGGCGGTTGTCGCTCACCAGCACCAGCTGGCCGGGCTTCTTGTCCAGGCGCTTGACCACGATCTCCTCGTCGATGCCCACGGCGTAGATCTTTCCCGTGTAGATTTCGGTCTGGGACAGGTCGATCAGCACCACGTCCTCGTCGCGAAGAGTGGGTTCCATGGAGTCGCCCGAGACGCGCATCAGGCGCATCTGGCTGATCTGGCCCTTGCGGCGCAGCCAGGCGTGGCGGAAGGCGTAGTAGGAGTCGATGGCCTCGTCCACCACCAGGCTGCCGCCCCCGGCGGACAGGCGGGCGCGAACCTTGGGGACGTACGAAAATTCGTCCGGGTGCGAGCCGGGCACCGTATGGTCGCGCGAGGACTGCGTGGCGTCCTGCCCCGCGATGTACATGGGGCCCATGCCCGATTCCAGCCACTGGGGATTCAGGCCGTACTTGCGGCACAGGTACAGATACCAGTCCGCCGGGATGTGCGAGCGCTTCTTGGCGTCCGTGACGGCCTGTCGGCCTATCCCCAGGACTCTGGCCAGCTCGGACTGAGAGCGGATGCCCGTGGCGCTCATGATCCGCGACAGGACAGACTCTGCGGTGAAACCCTTGACCGGCGACTGGGGGATGGCTCGCTTCATTGTGAGGACCGCCTTGTTGTTTTTTGGAATATGGCTGCAAAGGTCCATTCCGTCAAGCGGGGCTGTTCTCGGTAAACGGGTGCGTACAGAATTGTCTTTCAGGCAAAGGCTCGTGTGCGATACCGCGCATCCAAAAGTACTGGGGACTATGGCATCCGCTCTTGCGCGCGCCTATGGGCGAACATCAAGTCCACCATGACATGCATAGAGTCGTCGCGATTGCAAAATAGGCTTGATTGGTTAAATCTCGCTGGTGCGGTATGGAATATTTGTTCACAGGGGGCGGCGGGCATTCACGGCGCGTCGGGCTCAGCCGGGAATGCAACCCGTCCGGCCCGCGCGCCACCGGCCCCTTGACCCAATACGCCCATCGCTTATCTGTGGATTGCACCACGGTACGCCCTTCGTGCATGACAAGGGCCGCCACGAGAGGTTCTGCATGATACGCCGAAACCTGCCCGCCATCTTGATAGCCGCCGCCGTGATTCTGGCCGCAGCCTGTTCCACCGTCCCCTACACCGGGCGCAGCCAGATGAATTTTCTGGGCCAGAAGGAAGAGCTGGCGCTCGGCCAGCAGGCCGCGCGACAGGTGATGCAGACGGAAAAAATCTCGCGCGATCCCGTGATGAACGCCGCAGTCAACCGGGTGGGGCGAAACATCGCCGCCGTGGCCAACATGCCCGGAGCCCGCTGGGAATTCCACGTGATCGACAAGGCCGAACCCAACGCCTTCTGTCTGCCGGGCGGCATCATCTTCGTCTATTCGGGGATATTCAAGTACGCCCGCAACGATGACCAGCTGGCCGCCGTGATCGGGCATGAGGTGGCCCACGCCCTGGCCCGGCACGGGGCCGAGCGCATGAGCCAGCAGATGGCCGTGGCCCTGCCCGGCGTGGCCGTGGCCACGGTGCTGGACATGCAGTCGCCGGTGATGGGGCAGGCCTTCGCCCGCGTGTACGGCATCGGCGCGCAGGTGGGGTATGCCTTGCCGCACAGCCGCTCTCAGGAACTGGAGGCCGACCGCATCGGGCTCATCCTCATGGCAAAGGCCGGGTACGACCCCGAGGCCGCGGTCAGCTTCTGGCAGAACATGAGCCGGGCGGGGGGAGCGAAACTTCCGGCGTTTTTATCAACGCATCCGGTGGGACAGGCGCGCATCCAGGCCATCATCAGGGCGCTGCCCGAGGCGCGGAGCTACGCGCCCGGCAAGCGCGAACAGTTCATCCCGCCCGACGACGATCCGCCGCCGGGCGTTCGGGGCTGATGGCTGGAGGAGCGACGGGTGGCGGGCTGTGAGTTGGGGGATGTTCCGTTCGCGGCCTGGGCGGCGGGCTCGAACCGATTTGAAGACGATTCGTCGCCCGCCGCCCAGGCCGCGTCCGTTACACCCCCAACCCCCAGCCCGCCTGCGTTCAGCCTCACAGCTTGAGACTTACAATTCGAACCATGCAACTCGAGCCACACACTTCAAGGCTAACAACTTGAGCCTCACAAATTGAGCCGTATGGCGCGAGCCTCACAATTCAGGCTTCAGACTTTAAGCCCGACACGCTGACTTTGAGCCTCAAAACGCGAGTTCCGGCCTCAAGCATCAAAACTGCGACCG
Proteins encoded in this window:
- a CDS encoding LexA family transcriptional regulator encodes the protein MKRAIPQSPVKGFTAESVLSRIMSATGIRSQSELARVLGIGRQAVTDAKKRSHIPADWYLYLCRKYGLNPQWLESGMGPMYIAGQDATQSSRDHTVPGSHPDEFSYVPKVRARLSAGGGSLVVDEAIDSYYAFRHAWLRRKGQISQMRLMRVSGDSMEPTLRDEDVVLIDLSQTEIYTGKIYAVGIDEEIVVKRLDKKPGQLVLVSDNRQFYPALEVTMDEGASVRVLGRVIWMAREVF
- a CDS encoding DUF3859 domain-containing protein, which produces MHRFIVAIALCLLALTAHPAWAGVTGARVVSIGEMDKGAPAGGDQIGIEGRPGIRFGMELVPEGTPQGGPVVLEARLKRPDDPADSPPMRWLVAARIGIPVMSAWEFAYDWEVEPGLWTMTVSYEDAVLATASFMVVQPDPQSQAQASSKPVDTRQDKKASDTTPAKSQTAPPAPLPKSGDAKASTGKQSEAQKPESSKSNTAKTEALKPESAKPETGKPEASRQDTAKPDTQKPAAQRQDASPPAPQKQPESNKTVAPPQKDRPVKPLADVQGQSQGQGSSTDLPGSSGKRVQVLVAGVYSEEARALWVAAFLKKSGVKACVRAEDRGGKKRWSLVAGWRDTPEEARRAKEELTPTVGEIVIVPMSAADLEKGLQCR
- a CDS encoding M48 family metallopeptidase — protein: MIRRNLPAILIAAAVILAAACSTVPYTGRSQMNFLGQKEELALGQQAARQVMQTEKISRDPVMNAAVNRVGRNIAAVANMPGARWEFHVIDKAEPNAFCLPGGIIFVYSGIFKYARNDDQLAAVIGHEVAHALARHGAERMSQQMAVALPGVAVATVLDMQSPVMGQAFARVYGIGAQVGYALPHSRSQELEADRIGLILMAKAGYDPEAAVSFWQNMSRAGGAKLPAFLSTHPVGQARIQAIIRALPEARSYAPGKREQFIPPDDDPPPGVRG
- a CDS encoding MFS transporter; translated protein: MDRSRPVYAWAMYDFANSAYVTTVATALLPAYFAAVVAPDGLRLGQTSIPAVSLWGYAVSLAAALVFVMAPVLGSVADRGGLRRRFLILSCVTGSVAAMLTGLCGPGDIALTLGLFICAHTAFNAGNTFYDAFLPDIAPPDQRDRVSSLGYAFGYAGGGLQLALALALVEGHGFLGLDKGQAVRLGMALAGAWWLGFALITFRGLPEPAGTDLTRPSWPRMAADGFRGAWAALRMVMARPNLFQFLIAYLFYNDGVQTVISMATIYGQQEIGLSEGVLVLTLLGIQAVALVGAVLFARLAGRFGTKPALMLSLVGWIGIAVYGFSIKTAQEYFALGVGVGLVLGGSQALSRSLFSQLVPPGAPAVFFGFFSVLTKLSAVLGPLVFAVVRQTTGSARPAVLALVLFFIVGLALLMRVRTGEAHA